A region of the Arachis hypogaea cultivar Tifrunner chromosome 15, arahy.Tifrunner.gnm2.J5K5, whole genome shotgun sequence genome:
atgatgatgatgatgaatgggAATATTCTTGAAATCTGGAAGCTGCAGATTCTTCAGCCTTCGTTCCTGAAGGTCAATGACCTGCTGCAATTCAGCCTGCTCCTCGAGTTTTCTTCTCAACAAGATATCATGCGGATTATATAACATTCTTGCTCCTGCATAGAACAGATccagtggaaaagaaaatagaaacagcATGATGAGACTCTTAACACAAGCAAATGCATACACATTAGCTTTCTAAGAATAAATGCTCCTTCCACTAAACAAAGTGCAATTACCAAGATGAAAATCATAAGGTTCTTTGGAGTCAAATCTAGGACTTAAACATGGTGAAAAGTCCCCCCTCTCTGATTGCTGTTGCTGCTGTCTCCTGGATACATCAATATGAATAATATTAATTGAGGAATAGCTAGATATAAGTCAACAAAAGAGATGATATGAACTTACTTGTCAGGGATTTTCCCCTTCTCCTTGTAGGGCTTGACAAGTACGCGTGAATCACAGATAAAATGAGGGTTCCCCTTGGATAATATGAGCCTCACTGTCTCTGGATAGACAAAGGTAACAAACCCAAACATTCGCTTCTGCTGGTAGGGAATCCTCACGTCTTGCACAGGTCCAAATTTGCTTCAGAAGAACACAAATAGCTATTTAATAAAACACCGATTAAACCAATTGAACCTGTCTATTATCCCAAGAACTTAATAAGTAGCCTGCTCAAATTTCCTTTGTTTGTCTGTTGTAGACTTTTCCTCTGATAAACAATAGTCATTGGAAAGCTGAAAACAGTTCTAAACTGATTCTTAATTCGATAATACAACAACTAATGATTGTTGAAGGGCTATTGCAATACCCCAGATGCAAACTCAAATCCATCAAGGGTGACAAAAGTAACAAGTAACTCTCTTGTTATTAGAGGCAACAAAACTGGGGCCTTCTAATAGTGGAGAGTCTATGGTATGTTTTACCTGAAATACTCTGAAACATCTTCATCCTTAAATGAGCTTTCAGCTGGAAATGTCAAATAAATCTGTCGCGAAGCTGAGTTAGGTTTTTCGGCTGAAATCATGGCTAGAAACTCATTCCTTTCTGGCCTGCCTCGGCCAAAGTTGTGAAATTCTTCACCCATCATATATGCTGTGGTGGCAGCTGCTCTGAAAaggcaacaatatataataattcacaAATAAGAACAAAAGACAGCAAACAGAACTGAAGGGATCTCATCTTAAACAATTAACAAACCTCTGTGGATCATTTTGCTGCATAATCAGAAAATCAATGTACTTGTCATATGAGGATGGTGAAGTTCCAGCTACAAGCTGTGAAGCCATTAATCTCCGATGATGTTCAGTCTTCAACCTCAGGAACTCCTCGTGCTGTTCTAACCCCTCAAACCTACTAGGAGAACCAACAATGGCACCAAATGAATCATTCAAAGCACCATGCACAAACTTACAATTACTCCCATTTTTGCAGAAACCCCTTGCAAAGTAAAGGCATGGCTTATATCCAATTCCAGGGCCACCTTCCTCCAACCCGAAACAAGCATCACTAGCAGAGTAGCTCCTCCTGTGAAAAGGAGCATCCCCGTTGTTGAGTGATTGCAAATTCTGACCACCAAGATCCAACACTTCCTCATTTCCAAGGAACGGGAAATACTCATCTACCTGCTGCTCATCAACAAAATCACCACCAACAGGGTTGCAATCACCGTTAACACGAGGCGAAAACGAAGGAGACTGAACAGCAACACTTCTAATATTCTCATAAGATAGTAAAGGACTCGACTTTGGACTAATGGGGTTATTTGGGATCCCAGAAAGTGGCCAAGCAGAAGAAGAGGGTGAAGATGGGTTCCTCGCAAAGTCAAAGCCATTAGAAGCTACTAATCTGGGAGAGGACTTGGAAAAGGGGTTGGTGGAAGGTCTTGTTATGGGGTTAAGAGGAGAAGGCGAAGAAGAAGGTGAAGAGAGTGTCAAACCCAAATGGGTCTTCACCCTTATAACTATGTTGTGAAGAACAGGGTCAGGGCTACAAGCCAATCGAACTAATTCAGAGTCTTCCAAGTTCATCAGAAGATAGCCCATGATTTTGGAGGCATTTTCAGGCTCAATGCTTTTTATTTTCGAGAGAACCACATTCGTGGCTTCATAGGAAGACGAagccattaaaaataaaatcttggaGGAGTTGCTTGAAAGAACTAACGATAATAATAATGGACGCGGCAGCGGCGGCGGCTGCGGCGGTGGAGAGTTATCTGGTGACTCCTTACCTGCAGTAGGTTTAGCTGTGATGTGAATAAGCTGCGGAACAAGAcagaaacacacacacacactcccactcactcactcactcacttactctctctctctctctctgttttgtttttgtttttttttttctctctctctgtgtAATCTCTCTCTCCTATCTTTCGAGGGTGAGACTTGAGAGCGGTGGATTTCCGAGATCCACTACAATACAATCATGGATAATCGTCAACAACATAAGTGTTTTTATTTTCGGGAGGGGTTCGGGTCAATAACATAAATCACACATGAATTATGTAGTCTCCTCTTTCAAAATGGTGATATTTTCaaaaaacaattatttatttatttataagtcGATTGATAAATTTGTTGAGGGAAAAACGGAATTTTTTTCGATTTATGTTAATGAAAACAAAGTTCATCGATATATTTAACtttaacaaataattataattatgtatggttgatttataatattaataatatacaacacttttttttatgaaggatatttttttatattaattttttaatattatttttacttaAATGCTTAAAATAATTATGCACCATACAATACTAGCATAAAAAGATTGATAATCAATTTGTATTGGATAAATAGTCAGTTTATTTATCCGTTTAAAcaaatatcaaaaatttaaattcaattttatttatataacaaTTTATTATCCTGTTAGATTAGaagatatcataaaaaataaaaaaaaaatattataacaaaattgaaatactttaaaataagaaaataaaatttttattagtacTAAATTAATTTGAAGATCTAccttaagaataaataattataattatgtaCGATTGgtgtataataaataataatatatgatagtttatttttaaataggaaaataaaattttaattaatgctaaatatatttgattttctattttaaaaacaaataattataCTTACACATCATTGgcttataatattaataatatacaacaattttttttaatgatatttttatttcatattaatgtcttaacattaattttatgtaattgattataataattatatatccatacaataatattataagaaaattgatatattttaaaatagaaaaataaattttttattaataataaattaatttgatgatcTATCTTAAGAACAATGAATTATAACTATGTATGATtggtatataataaattataaaatattcgaGAGCTTatttttaaatgataattttctttcatattaatattgttaaCATTAAgttacataattaattaaaatagttatgtaTTCATACAATAATAATATAGTAGGATTGATAAACATTATAATAGGGAAAAATTCAATTATTGCTAAATTAATATGATTagctattttaaaaacaaataattataattatgcattattagttagaaaaaagcgctaatacaaatttttagtgcacaataatatatttttctctttctatataaatattttattatagattttttatttaaataaatattttaaaatgattatTTACTAGAATACGCATGTATATAAAGCTTAATAAAAATACGCATGGCCAACTCGTTAGTACCGCCGAAACAAAATTAGCCATCAACTGATACTGGTCCGCGAGATGGAGTTAATCATCAACTTAGTCCACACACCCGCGAAATGGAGACCAATGTGTCAGGACCATCTCGGTTGCGCCAAATGGATATACCATAAGTCTGCAATTATGTCGCTCCTTCCTCTTGCGAAATGGCCACATCAAGTAGGACACCCGCGAGATGAGACCGAAATTGAAAACAAGGCcagattatttaaataaattgattGGACGCCAAATTTAATagattttaacttttttaaacaaTAGAcgtgtttgtaatttttttatatttagataaatcGTTATGGTATATAACGGTTTTCAAATTGAACTGCTGCAGGATATAACTGTCTATGAGAAAATAATGGATAcattatttgtatattattgtTATCTAAATCTCACGGATAGGTTAAAGTAGAGTGAAAATTTTACAGATAAGTAAAAGTAGAGTGGCCAGAAGGGTTTTAAATTTATctgttatttaaaaaattctaaaaaatgtgaaatttaataattaaacatgtattaatatttttttgacaaCATTAAAGATAGTTATAATATAATTAACATTTGACAGTTAAAATAATAATACGATTATttatcaaataacaaaaaaaatattatactaaaAATCGAAGGAGGCGTTAGGTATTGGTGCATTATTTTatcttctttgattttttatttacgaACTAATTACATGATACTTAAGAATTGTGTCTAATTTTGTGTTTAGCTTAATTTTTagaacatattttaaattttaaagatttatttatttttatatttttaaattaaatattaatttataattttgtttaacaAATTAGACATTAATTTTTAAACACAATAGATCAATAACAAtcacctaaataaaaaaaatagaaagtacagtattaatattctttttgaaTATTGTACTCTTATTATTGTATAGAATAAAAGAATATTGTactctctattttatttatttataggtGGATttataaatttgtttatttttttaacattatttttacTTAGTTGCTTAAAATAATTGTGCATCATACAATACTAACATAAGAAGATAATTAATTTGTATTAGTTGAGTAGTCAGcttatttattcatttaaataaGTATAGAAAATTTGAATTCAACCTTATTTATATAACAATCCATTATCCTGTTTGATTAGAGAATAtcgtataaaacaaaaaaaaataacaaaattaaaatactttaaaataagaaattttgtttATTAGTACTAAATTAATTTGAAGATCTAccttaagaataaataattataatgatgTATAATTggtgtataataaaaaataatacatgatAGTTTAGttttaaataggaaaataaaattttaattaatgctaaatatatttgattatctattttaagaataaataattatacttACGCACGAGtggtttatataatattaataatatacaatatttttttttaatgatggtTTCATTTCATATTAATGTCTTAACATTAATTTTATGTAATTGATTATAATAATTATAGATCCATACAATAATTTTACAAGAGAATtgatatattttaaaatagaaaaataaagtttttattaataataaattaatttgataatctatcttaagaataattaattataattatgcatgattaatgtataataaattataaaatttttgataacttatttttaaacctagttttcttttatattaatattttaatattaaattacataattaattaaaataattatgtatTCATACAATAATAATATAGTAGGATTGATAAACactataatagaaaaaaatttagttaatgctaaattaatttgattagctattttaaaaacaaataattataattatgtattattagttaaaaaaacgTTAATACAAATCTTTAGTGCAACAataatacatttttttctttctatattgatattttattataccgttaataaaaaaatttagtacaaCTAATAATATTTGTAcggataattaatttttgttattaataatatACAAGTATATGAAAACTAACTCACTATTTATTATAAGCGGCATTTTTTAACTTAAtgattggaatttttattttttagttatactaaaatttaatataaataaacttataaactaaaaaaaacatattaaagaaattaaaaataatgtattcaaattaaataaaagtaataaataaatttagatcacattttaaatttttctaaaactaatctaattaaatcctaattttttattaccaaattatttaaataatatctaaACTATTTAAATTTGGACTTtggataaatatatattaaaataattttcgtaaagacaattaaatgaaataatgTTATTAGTTTGAACATTTAGAATCCtttcaaaatttaaacaattCTCTTATTAAGTAAACATCATCCGCTATCGATATAATGCGACAGAATAATATAGAATACCCATACCGAAAAATTAAATTGACTTTTATTTCTCTCAATGACATTGCATTGACAAACGGTTGAGTGATAGTTTCTGAAAACAAAATCACAGTATGTTAGAaaaatattgtgtattattgaaaatataaaaaaaaaaattttaaacacgaTGTCAATTTTTCAAATTGCGTCCTAAGTCTGACATAGTTCTTCGAAACTGAACCTAAAACGAggaaattcaatctcattatatacTCTACTTCGAAGATTTTCTAACAGATATAAAAATTATGGAGGGGATGAAATTTGACTTGTATAATTCTTTGGAAGTAATTGTTCAATTAAAATCcgaattttttcttaaaaaactaattttacctACATCTtattaggttggtcataatataTAAGTAttgttcaataaaataaataaaatagagttCATTATCTCTTCATTAAACTCTTACATTTATATAATTAGAATCCATATCAgtggatataatttaaaattgttttaacGGACGTGATGCATTaataaaagattgaaaattattaaGAATAATTGTGTTGCAAGgttagattaaaaaattaattttaagtaaGAATAATCATCAAATGATCAAAAGAATAAGGGTATGACTTCTAGGGGTGTTCAAATTTAAATCGATCTAAATTAAACCGTTCATCCAAACCAAAAATCGATTAAAACCGCATcaatttagattttattttttgcaaaccgctaAATCGGATgtcggatctacttttcataatcaatccaatccaatccaaaccacaCACATATTAGGGAGAGATAtctacacccttataaggcatgcttcgtttccctccccaaccgatgtgggaccttacaatgaTGGTACGTATGCTACCACTCATGAGAAAATTGCACAAGTAGCTGAAACATACTTCAAGGATATCTTCACATCGATTAACCAAGCTAATCTGGCACATTCATTCGAAGATTTTGAAACCAAAGTTTCAGTAACTatgaacagaaaattaattaGACCGGTCAGTTTTGATTAGGTAAAACGTGCAGTCTTTAGTGTTCACCCTCATAGCATCCCTGGTGATGATGGATTTACGGCTAAATTCTTTCAATTCTACTGGAGTTTGGTAGGGGAGGATATTTTTAAGGCTGTCCACAGTTTCTTTGTCAGTGGTAGATTACTAAAGAGTTTCAACCATACACAAATCTATCTCATTCCTAAGATTTATGATGCAAAGGATATGACACAGGTTAGACCCATCAGCCTTTCCTCAGTTGTCTATAAGATTATTTCTAAAGTACTAGTCCATCGGCTACAAAAATTTATGACTTCACTGATCAACCCTAATCAAAGTGTCTTCATTAAAGGTAGATTGATTTCAGACAATGTCCTAGTCGCTCATGAATGTATGCACTATCTAAAGACAAAGAAGAGGGGCCTATCGAGTGAAATTGCTGTTAAATTGGATATGAGCAAAACCTATGATCGTGTTGAATGGCATTTTCTTTGGTTTATTTTGGAGAAGCTGGGATTTAAATCTAGGTGGATTGGTTGGATACAATAGGTAGTGACTACAATTTCTTACTCTGTCATTGTTGAAGGTCAACCTTTTGGTTTTTTTGAACCAAATAGAGTTATCCGTCAAGGAGACCCTCTATCTCCAtaccttttttcttttctgtacAGAAGGATTATCCTTTTTGCTAAACAAGGCAGAGCAAAACGGTTTCATTAAACGTATTCAAATCAATCGAAGATGTCCTATTGTTAATCATTTATTGTTTGCGGATGATGCAATCATTTTTTGCAAAGCGTCAGAAACCAGTTGTGAAAATATTCTCAATCTTCTCCAGTCATACGAGGGGTTCAGTGGCCAAAAAGTTAATTTGCATAAATTAGCTCTATTCTTTAGTAATAATACTCCTCCGACTGCTCGATTACTATTGGCTCGGAAATTGAAAATTGATCATATTGGTGCATAAGATAAATATTTGGGTCTTCCATCTacagttcaaaaataaaaaaaaggccaCCTCCGGAGAAATCAAGGACAAGGTGAGGAAGCGAGTTCAAGGGTGGAAAAGAAAACTTCTCTCCTCTGCAGGCAGGCATGTTCTAATCAAAGCTATTGGGGAGGCTATCCCAATTTATTCATTATCATGTTTCCGTCTTCCTGATACTTTAATAAAGGGGATTCACAACATACTCTCCCAATTTTGGTGGGATAAAAAAGGTACAGAGCGAAAAATGGCATGGGTTAGTTGGAATACTATGACAAGACCGAAATTGGAAGGTGGACTAGGTTTTAAGGACCTAGGGGCTCAGAATTTAATGCTATTAGCAAAATAATGTTGGAAAGTTATCTCTCAGCCACAATCACTCCTATCCAGACTCCTCAAAGGTAAATATTTTCGATACAGTTCTATAACGAATGCAGAGATCGGAATCGTACCTTCGTGGGGGTGGCATAGCATATTGGAAGGGTGTAAGGTTGTTGAAATGGGGCTGGTTTGATGAGTTGGTGATGGATCCAATATCCGAATCTTCAGTGATCCTTCGCTTGCTCCTCCACATCCTTGTGTTGTTTTTTCATCTGAAACTTCCAATCTACAAAATCAACCACTATTGATGGTCAAGACTTAATACTTTCTAATGGTCAGTGGAATCAAACTCTAATTAGAAGTATTTTTTCTGAGGACACTAGTCAGCATGTTCTAGCAACAATAATTGGGGGTGGAGAAGATAAAATTTATTAGGCTCTTAATAAAAGTGGTTTGTATGAAGTGAGTATTGGGTACTATGTGACTT
Encoded here:
- the LOC112749745 gene encoding zinc finger CCCH domain-containing protein 55 isoform X2, producing MASSSYEATNVVLSKIKSIEPENASKIMGYLLMNLEDSELVRLACSPDPVLHNIVIRVKTHLGLTLSSPSSSPSPLNPITRPSTNPFSKSSPRLVASNGFDFARNPSSPSSSAWPLSGIPNNPISPKSSPLLSYENIRSVAVQSPSFSPRVNGDCNPVGGDFVDEQQVDEYFPFLGNEEVLDLGGQNLQSLNNGDAPFHRRSYSASDACFGLEEGGPGIGYKPCLYFARGFCKNGSNCKFVHGALNDSFGAIVGSPSRFEGLEQHEEFLRLKTEHHRRLMASQLVAGTSPSSYDKYIDFLIMQQNDPQRAAATTAYMMGEEFHNFGRGRPERNEFLAMISAEKPNSASRQIYLTFPAESSFKDEDVSEYFSKFGPVQDVRIPYQQKRMFGFVTFVYPETVRLILSKGNPHFICDSRVLVKPYKEKGKIPDKRQQQQQSERGDFSPCLSPRFDSKEPYDFHLGARMLYNPHDILLRRKLEEQAELQQVIDLQERRLKNLQLPDFKNIPIHHHHHQRSHSVGAPSPLSHQLHGQVSTADLSSQNNIKGDLTGYQGGLSYTLSLGTAEGEEEQPQPQKEVGLAFIGGFECSSEKNNANANVEVKNLDNSVEQALPDSFFASPTKAAGDNVSDFSSLADVNESAALSASTYSHNELEQETTSGEMATSH
- the LOC112749745 gene encoding zinc finger CCCH domain-containing protein 55 isoform X1, yielding MASSSYEATNVVLSKIKSIEPENASKIMGYLLMNLEDSELVRLACSPDPVLHNIVIRVKTHLGLTLSSPSSSPSPLNPITRPSTNPFSKSSPRLVASNGFDFARNPSSPSSSAWPLSGIPNNPISPKSSPLLSYENIRSVAVQSPSFSPRVNGDCNPVGGDFVDEQQVDEYFPFLGNEEVLDLGGQNLQSLNNGDAPFHRRSYSASDACFGLEEGGPGIGYKPCLYFARGFCKNGSNCKFVHGALNDSFGAIVGSPSRFEGLEQHEEFLRLKTEHHRRLMASQLVAGTSPSSYDKYIDFLIMQQNDPQRAAATTAYMMGEEFHNFGRGRPERNEFLAMISAEKPNSASRQIYLTFPAESSFKDEDVSEYFSKFGPVQDVRIPYQQKRMFGFVTFVYPETVRLILSKGNPHFICDSRVLVKPYKEKGKIPDKRQQQQQSERGDFSPCLSPRFDSKEPYDFHLGARMLYNPHDILLRRKLEEQAELQQVIDLQERRLKNLQLPDFKNIPIHHHHHQRSHSVGAPSPLSHQLHGQVSTADLSSQNNIKGDLTGYQGGLSYTLSLGTAEGEEEQPQPQKEVGLAFIGGFECSSEKNNANANVEVKNLDNRSVEQALPDSFFASPTKAAGDNVSDFSSLADVNESAALSASTYSHNELEQETTSGEMATSH